The nucleotide sequence CGCGGAAGAGTTTGCCGACCTGGGGCTGGATGAGTTATTCGCCACAGACGGTGTAGCCCTGATCGAATGGGCCGATCGCGTTGAGGAGTATCTCCCGCGGGACCGGGTCATTGTGCGGATCACGATCAACAGTCCGACAACGCGAATTCTGGAAATCAGTGCGACCGGGAACCGGTCTCGGGCGACCCTTGCTCAACTGGCCGCGACAGTCCTCTAGGCCCACGGTCACGGGCCACCTCGCGTATCGCTCGTTTCGCCCGGCTTTTCCGGCCCATTCAACCATCCCTCTCTGCGCAGCCCATTCCGACCAGTCTCTGGTGGAAAACCTGCGTTCCACGAAGTGGTATTGCATTGTATTTTGTTTCCTGTAAACATATTTTTGTTATCCATATTTCAGGAAGCGAAAGGAGTGGTCTTTCCGAATTAACACCTCGGCCTCTTGACGGTTTTGTGACGAGTTTTTCTGAATCATGAACGAATCATGATTCAGGGTTGATAGCTCGGTTCATGAAATCAGGGCGAGGGGAAGACACGCCAAGGCAGGCTGGACTGGAGAGGGAAATCTAGCGTGAAAGCTTGTTTTTGTGGAGTTTGTTCGTGGGAACAATGAGTCGTCGTGGTCAGGCGGAGCCCACTTCGGGGTGGAACCGCGTGATCTCGCTGCCGTCAGTACAGGTCTGGCTGCATCTCGTCTTCAGTACGAGAAACCGTGAAGCGTTATTGCAGAGTGCTCCCTTTCGGGAAGAGATGTTTCGCATGCTGTGCCAGCAGGTGCAGGAGTGCGGTTGTATCCCTCAATTCGCCGGGGGGAGTGTGGACCACGTCCATCTGGTTTGCGGCCTGTCCCGGACAGTGACGATTGCCAAGCTGGTCGATCATGTGAAGACCGAGACAGCGCGTTGGGCTCACACGGCCCACGGTCTGTCTGGCTTCGCCTGGCAATCGGGCTATGGCGTTTTCTCTGTCAGCCAGTCTCGACTCGATCAGGTGATCGACTACGTGGCTGCCCAGGAAAATCATCACAGGTGGCAGTCGTACCAGGAGGAGTTTCGGGAGTTGTGCGAGAAGCACACCATCGAAATTGACGAACGGACAGCCTGGGATTGAGAGACTCAGATGACTCTTCCAGTGAATCAGCAGCGTGTTGGAATCGAAGAAAAACCCGATCGTGCCGAGACAATCCGAGCCCTGCGAAGATTGTGTCAGACAACCTCCCGAACATTCAGCTCGTATGTCGCGGATTCGACAAGAATATCGACCGGCATTCCAGCGTTGGATGCGTTACTACCCGGCCGCGGGCTGCAGCCGGGATGGCTGGTGGAATGGCTGTCACCCGTTGAAGGTTGTGGAGTAACGGTCCTCGCCCTGCAAGGAGTACGCGCCGCACTCCAGCGACAAGGGGCCTGGTCGGTCGTCGATGAAACGGGTGAGTTTTACCCGCCCGCGGTGCAGGGATGGGGTATCTCGCTGGAAAGAATGCTTTGGCTTCGTCCGTCGTCTTTGGGGGATGCGGCCTGGGCCGTAGAACAATCGCTTCGTTGTCCTGCCGTGGGGCTGACCTGGTTTCAAGCCGAACGAATGGCCGATCGGGTCCTGCGACGATGGAAGATTGCCGCGGAGATGGGGGGAGGGGTCGGAGTTCTATTTCGTCCCGCGAAAGCCGCACGCACGGCATCGTGGGCCGATGTCCGCTGGTTAGTTCATCCTCAACCATTACGAGCCACCCCGTTGGGGCGGCGAATACGAGTCGAACTTCTCTCTTGTCGCGGTGAGTATCGCACGGGCGACTGGGTGGAACTGGAAGTGTGTGATGCGACGGGTGATGTGCGTCTGGTATCCACTCTGGCCGGTGCAGCATCTGCGCTGCATTCTGTCAGCAAAATCGCCTGACGAGCCTCTTCGCGCCTCGCTGCGAGAGCCTGCCGTCAAGCAGAGAGAGAACGCAAAGGGGAGGGACGCAGCCGATTCCATCAGTGTTCGGGAAGGAACACAGGCTTCCGCCATCAAAACGCCCCCCTCGATCGCCACACCATGGAACTCCACGCAGGAACTGCATCCCGACGCCTCTCCTGATCAGGATCAGGACTTTGAATCGGAAAGTTTGTTCGGCTCAGATCACCTTCCCTCACCACTACTCGGCGAACCGATGCTGCGGGAGCGATTTTTACCGCGAGAAAAACCGGCACTGCGCCCCGTCATTCTGTTCGATGAAGGACGACGGGGGTATCAGGTTGTAGTCTGTTCGCCCGAGGCGTTGCAGTGGGGCGTGCGTGTCGGCATGCCAATCGGTGAAGTCCGATCACTGTTGCCGGGGGCCTCACATCAAAACTCTGGGGCTCCGCATCTCAATCGAAGAAAAGCAACAAGTGCGAGTTCCGCAGAGTCTGCTCTCCTGCAGCGCGTCGACCACGCTGCGGATCGGCTCAAGCTTCAGGAACTGGCCCGGTACTGTCATCGATACAGCCCACTGGTGGGGCTAGAGGAGACGGCGACTCCTGAATCGCTTTGGCTGGAGATTTCGGGAAGCGAAGTGCTGTTTGGAGGAGAACAAAAACTGGCCGAGACCGTACAAACAGACATGGCGCGGCAAGGGATCCATGTCCGGGTGGCAATCGCCGATTCCTGGGGAGCCGCCTGGGGAGTCAGCCATTTCGGAGAAGCCGACCTTTCTCTGATTCCCCCAGGTGAACAGGCCCAGTGGCTCGCACCACTACCGGTGGCGGCCCTGCGAATCAGTGAGACGGTCCGGCAATCGCTGGAGACTCTGGATATCACTCGAATTTCTCAGCTCTACAGTCTGCCGCGTACGACATTGCCGGCTCGCTTCGGAAAAGAGCTGCTTCTGCGAATGGACCAGGCATTGGGGCATGCCCCCGAACTGCTGGTCGCAGAACGGCAGTCAGAGCCGCTCTTCACCGAGTGGCTGTTTGAAGAACCGATCGACGACCGCCAGACACTCGATCATGTTTGTGAGGTGTTGCTGGAGCGATTGCTGGTCCGCTTAATGGAACGACAGGCCGGATTGCGCGAGCTGCAGTGCCATTGGCTGGGAACAACCGCCGACCCGACCGTGCTGCGAATGCTGAGACCTGTGAATGAAAAACGACACCTGCTGGAACTGCTCCGGTTACAGAACGAGCGTCGCGTGTTTCTTTCAAATGTGCAGGGGGTTCGGATGGAAGCTGCCGAAATCGGGTTGCCTCCCGTTCGGCAGACAACCTTGTTTGACGACGATACTGCGGACAGGCAACCTCAGTTACTGGCAGAACTGGTGGATCGGCTGAGCATTCGTCTCAGCTGCGAGGCAGTCTTAAACCCACGCTTGAAGCCGGATCCGCAACCGGAATTTGCCTGTGAGCCGGTCCCGTGGCTGGATGCGAAAACTCCGACCGACACCAGCTTCAGTTCTTCGGGGTTGCGCTGCCGCCCGCTACGACTTTTGCACCCACCCCGGCCTCTCGTTGTCGAAAAAACATCGACGGAGGGCCTGCCGTGTCGAGTCCACCACTCATCGGTGATCCGGATCAGCGGCCCCGAGCGAATCGAAGGGGGCTGGTGGCGAGATGTTGACGCACAGAGGGATTATTACCAACTCGATCTTGCCAGTGGAGCCAGGCTCTGGGCCTTTGTGGAGCGAGACACAGGGAACTGGTTCCTTCATGGATTATTTGCGTAATCCAATCCCCGGAGAGACCTCAACATGGCTTCGTACGATTGCCTCGTATTGAGACAGACACCAGCCCATTCCTGGACGGGGAGTTGCTGTCCGAGCAGTGAATCCCGTGGCCACCAAAGCGAAACAGCCCCGGGTCAAATTCCCGAGGCTGCTCGACTTTGTGCTGGTGGTTGACTTGCCCGGAGGTTGCTTCACTTCAACGTCAAGCTATGGAAAGCTCGTCAAATTGAGGAATGTCACTCACTACGGCAAAACCACTTGGAGTGGACGATATTGGACTCGAACCAACGACCTCCACGATGTCAACGTGGCGCTCTAACCAACTGAGCTAATCGTCCAGAGAGTGCTCTCACTGGTGTGGTGGGCACAACAATAGGAGCCAGCAGCGATGTGGTCAAGTCTCCCGCCACAGTTACGCCACATGTTCTTAAACTCGTCTGGATTGAATCGGATAAGTGGTCTATGTTTCTTAATCCTTCCGCGAGAATTTTCGAGGTTTTTCAGCATGATCACAATTCGACTTCTGCCTGACGTTCCCACGGGGGCGATTGCCACCGTTCTGGTGGCGACTGCACTGCTGATCAGCGCCGGTTGCGAAACGATGCGGGAGTCGGGAATTCCCGGGTTGAGGGCGGATACGACCAAGAAATATGAGGCCAACCGGGTCGAACAGGAACACCGTGACAACTTTGTGGTCCACCGCGACCACAAATCCTTGTACTGGCTGGTCGCCAACCGGATTAAAAACGGGATGTCACTCACCGACGTGGAGCAAATTCTGGGGGAATCGGGGGAACGAGAGACCGACATGGGGCGCCTCAAACTGGGAGGGCTCTACCAGACGACCGATTTGATCTACAAGTGGGGTCCCGAC is from Schlesneria sp. DSM 10557 and encodes:
- a CDS encoding ImuA family protein is translated as MTLPVNQQRVGIEEKPDRAETIRALRRLCQTTSRTFSSYVADSTRISTGIPALDALLPGRGLQPGWLVEWLSPVEGCGVTVLALQGVRAALQRQGAWSVVDETGEFYPPAVQGWGISLERMLWLRPSSLGDAAWAVEQSLRCPAVGLTWFQAERMADRVLRRWKIAAEMGGGVGVLFRPAKAARTASWADVRWLVHPQPLRATPLGRRIRVELLSCRGEYRTGDWVELEVCDATGDVRLVSTLAGAASALHSVSKIA
- a CDS encoding transposase, which codes for MSRRGQAEPTSGWNRVISLPSVQVWLHLVFSTRNREALLQSAPFREEMFRMLCQQVQECGCIPQFAGGSVDHVHLVCGLSRTVTIAKLVDHVKTETARWAHTAHGLSGFAWQSGYGVFSVSQSRLDQVIDYVAAQENHHRWQSYQEEFRELCEKHTIEIDERTAWD